One genomic segment of Ptychodera flava strain L36383 unplaced genomic scaffold, AS_Pfla_20210202 Scaffold_62__1_contigs__length_770838_pilon, whole genome shotgun sequence includes these proteins:
- the LOC139128646 gene encoding uncharacterized protein isoform X1 yields MILTHFLFVLTEALEITSQKAFAQRVLTKIRSPKYSGNTSDASSQSDFAIPAASFDSHKECVTQREFNDLKEEVRRLKKKVKDLQSGPSAGSAPTNDFHTMLEESPKSSTAHQSALWKSPIEEWPKSYANSSALWKPPIEESPKSYAHQSALWKSSIPGEQSRCDVSAATSREGDPSISASTSDSNTYNGMAYSTLQDLVAHCDKVYDAVKILLTTLFPREYILTHSVSGKAPNKSTPAKEPFDTRLFSAMVNVIKNKYPEISSKKITEKVQSVQKYVQKH; encoded by the exons ATGATACTTACCcattttctgtttgtattaACAGAAGCATTGGAAATCACTTCTCAAAAAGCCTTTGCACAGCGTGTGTTGACGAAAATCAGGTCTCCTAAGTATAGCGGAAATACCTCTGACGCTTCCTCACAGTCAGATTTTGCCATTCCTGCAGCTTCATTTGATTCTCACAAGGA ATGTGTAACACAGCGCGAATTCAATGACCTTAAAGAAGAGGTGCGTCGGTTGAAAAAGAAAGTGAAGGATCTGCAATCAGGGCCATCTGCAGGCAGTGCTCCCACCAATGATTTTCATACCATGCTTGAAGAGTCGCCTAAAAGTAGTACAGCTCATCAGTCTGCCTTGTGGAAGTCTCCTATTGAAGAGTGGCCTAAAAGCTACGCTAACTCGTCTGCCTTGTGGAAGCCTCCTATTGAAGAGTCACCTAAAAGCTATGCTCACCAGTCTGCCTTGTGGAAGTCTTCTATTCCAGGTGAACAAAGCCGATGTGATGTCTCTGCTGCTACATCTAGGGAAGGTGACCCTTCCATATCGGCATCTACAAGTGATTCCAATACATACAATGGCATGGCCTATTCCACTCTTCAAGATCTTGTCGCGCATTGCGACAAGGTTTATGATGCTGTCAAAATCTTATTGACCACTCTGTTTCCGCGAGAGTACATCTTAACACATTCTGTCTCTGGGAAAGCGCCTAACAAATCAACCCCTGCAAAAGAGCCATTCGACACTCGTCTCTTCTCCGCTATGGTCAATGTGATAAAAAACAAATACCCAGAAATAAGTAGCAAGAAGATAACAGAAAAAGTACAATCTGTTCAGAAATATGTGCAGAAACATTAA
- the LOC139128628 gene encoding zinc finger protein 862-like isoform X1 yields MPKLLTALVETLDRRFSDIDEGVLCATKLADMNAWPASLEDSTNDFGDEYLATIVDHFRDRLVQNEVNIGIIEAEWTLLKQDLYNNHKVHSMSWKLVNELYYNKCPNFLEVVDLILSLPAGTCECERGFSLMKITKNQYRNKLKSSSMTMLMTIQLHSADISEFDPTSAIHQWNQHAKRRPSFIERSHSRTRDPEQVIDELHDAAAVLPEHEDAHDKSGDAYSPDSDYDSDFSDLLETDDSTGDLSDV; encoded by the exons ATGCCTAAACTGTTGACAGCACTGGTAGAAACTCTAGATAGACGCTTCAGTGATATTGATGAAGGTGTTCTGTGTGCTACTAAGCTTGCTGATATGAATGCATGGCCTGCCAGTCTGGAAGATTCTACTAATG ATTTTGGGGATGAGTATCTTGCAACAATTGTGGACCACTTCAGGGACAGACTTGTACAGAATGAAGTGAATATTGGCATAATTGAAGCGGAATGGACTCTGCTAAAGCAAGATCTATACAATAA ccaCAAAGTGCATAGTATGTCATGGAAACTTGTGAACGAGCTGTACTACAACAAGTGCCCAAACTTTCTTGAAGTTGTGGATTTGATATTGTCACTACCAGCAGGTACCTGTGAGTGTGAGAGGGGATTTTCTCTCATGAAGATAACAAAAAACCAGTACAGGAACAAACTGAAGAGTTCATCAATGACCATGCTGATGACTATTCAACTCCATTCAGCGGATATCAGTGAGTTTGACCCTACTTCTGCCATCCATCAATGGAACCAGCATGCAAAGAGAAGGCCAAGCTTCATTGAAAGGAGTCACAGTAGGACCAGAGATCCAGAACAGGTGATTGATGAACTTCATGATGCAGCAGCTGTTTTACCTGAACATGAAGATGCCCATGACAAATCTGGAGATGCTTACAGCCCAGACTCAGACTATGACTCTGACTTCTCAGATCTGCTTGAGACAGATGATAGCACTGGTGATCTGTCTGATGTTTAG
- the LOC139128646 gene encoding uncharacterized protein isoform X2 has product MLKSEKALEITSQKAFAQRVLTKIRSPKYSGNTSDASSQSDFAIPAASFDSHKECVTQREFNDLKEEVRRLKKKVKDLQSGPSAGSAPTNDFHTMLEESPKSSTAHQSALWKSPIEEWPKSYANSSALWKPPIEESPKSYAHQSALWKSSIPGEQSRCDVSAATSREGDPSISASTSDSNTYNGMAYSTLQDLVAHCDKVYDAVKILLTTLFPREYILTHSVSGKAPNKSTPAKEPFDTRLFSAMVNVIKNKYPEISSKKITEKVQSVQKYVQKH; this is encoded by the exons ATGCTGAAAAGTGAAA AAGCATTGGAAATCACTTCTCAAAAAGCCTTTGCACAGCGTGTGTTGACGAAAATCAGGTCTCCTAAGTATAGCGGAAATACCTCTGACGCTTCCTCACAGTCAGATTTTGCCATTCCTGCAGCTTCATTTGATTCTCACAAGGA ATGTGTAACACAGCGCGAATTCAATGACCTTAAAGAAGAGGTGCGTCGGTTGAAAAAGAAAGTGAAGGATCTGCAATCAGGGCCATCTGCAGGCAGTGCTCCCACCAATGATTTTCATACCATGCTTGAAGAGTCGCCTAAAAGTAGTACAGCTCATCAGTCTGCCTTGTGGAAGTCTCCTATTGAAGAGTGGCCTAAAAGCTACGCTAACTCGTCTGCCTTGTGGAAGCCTCCTATTGAAGAGTCACCTAAAAGCTATGCTCACCAGTCTGCCTTGTGGAAGTCTTCTATTCCAGGTGAACAAAGCCGATGTGATGTCTCTGCTGCTACATCTAGGGAAGGTGACCCTTCCATATCGGCATCTACAAGTGATTCCAATACATACAATGGCATGGCCTATTCCACTCTTCAAGATCTTGTCGCGCATTGCGACAAGGTTTATGATGCTGTCAAAATCTTATTGACCACTCTGTTTCCGCGAGAGTACATCTTAACACATTCTGTCTCTGGGAAAGCGCCTAACAAATCAACCCCTGCAAAAGAGCCATTCGACACTCGTCTCTTCTCCGCTATGGTCAATGTGATAAAAAACAAATACCCAGAAATAAGTAGCAAGAAGATAACAGAAAAAGTACAATCTGTTCAGAAATATGTGCAGAAACATTAA
- the LOC139128644 gene encoding uncharacterized protein, whose amino-acid sequence MEESKHRCYLIQGKKQFRCKLCGRIRSSKQRILTHLVDFHNKSPMKRVYMKYKDNPSIAVPKRTLYRHAAMAAHLESEATDVNSDIVGQSLSQESTSVENPEDELNESGSSNEVEHTSVSYTYDTSSNYVSDLSDINCDSDESTDSDVESMSASSNSYSDSEVSSSELSDESDEMLDRDTVVDTTVEDGPIYPESEIQRLCIMSCILRHNMSGSASKDMLQLMRILCPDSDNLKKMSYQDIMAASGDADIMTVHYCSICGGQFPEQPDEYLCSTEGCPGYRYKGPLSSQRKENRQPRSCFVLADVKRSLSTY is encoded by the exons ATGGAGGAGTCCAAACATCGGTGTTACttaatacaaggaaaaaaacAATTTCGGTGCAAGTTGTGTGGCCGCATACGTAGTAGCAAGCAGAGGATATTGACCCATCTCGTCGACTTTCACAATAAAA GTCCAATGAAAAGGGTATACATGAAGTACAAAGACAATCCATCGATAGCTGTTCCAAAACGTACTTTGTACCGGCATGCAGCAATGGCTGCGCATCTGGAGTCAGAAGCTACGGATGTGAATTCAGACATAGTTGGACAATCACTCAGTCAAGAAAGTACTAGTGTTGAAAATCCTGAAGATGAACTGAACGAAAGTGGCTCATCAAACGAGGTGGAACATACATCAGTCTCCTACACGTATGATACCTCATCCAACTATGTGAGTGACCTTTCAGATATCAATTGTGATAGTGACGAGTCAACTGATAGTGATGTTGAGAGTATGTCTGCATCATCTAACAGTTATTCAGATTCTGAAGTTTCAAGTTCAGAATTAAGTGATGAAAGTGATGAAATGTTGGACAGAGACACAGTTGTTGATACTACTGTTGAAGATGGGCCGATTTATCCTGAAAGTGAAATACAGAGACTCTGCATAATGTCATGTATTCTTCGACATAATATGTCAGGTTCAGCATCAAAGGACATGCTTCAATTGATGCGTATTCTTTGCCCTGATTCTGATAATTTGAAAAAGATGTCATATCAGGACATTATGGCTGCTTCAGGAGATGCAGACATCATGACTGTGCATTACTGTTCAATTTGTGGTGGGCAATTCCCTGAACAGCCAGATGAGTATCTATGCTCAACTGAAGGATGCCCTGGTTACAGGTATAAGGGACCCCTTTCATCTCAACGAAAAGAAAATCGTCAGCCGAGAAGTTGTTTTGTTCTGGCAGATGTCAAGAGAAGCTTAAGTacatattag
- the LOC139128628 gene encoding zinc finger protein 862-like isoform X2, translating to MWWQCWLSFLKLFKKGKPACMRFINSFWPQSRTSKNFRLDFGDEYLATIVDHFRDRLVQNEVNIGIIEAEWTLLKQDLYNNHKVHSMSWKLVNELYYNKCPNFLEVVDLILSLPAGTCECERGFSLMKITKNQYRNKLKSSSMTMLMTIQLHSADISEFDPTSAIHQWNQHAKRRPSFIERSHSRTRDPEQVIDELHDAAAVLPEHEDAHDKSGDAYSPDSDYDSDFSDLLETDDSTGDLSDV from the exons ATGTGGTGGCAGTGCTGGCTCAGCTTTCTAAAGCTCTTCAAAAAAGGGAAACCTGCTTGTATGAGGTTCATCAACAGCTTCTGGCCACAATCTCGAacatcaaaaaatttcagattAG ATTTTGGGGATGAGTATCTTGCAACAATTGTGGACCACTTCAGGGACAGACTTGTACAGAATGAAGTGAATATTGGCATAATTGAAGCGGAATGGACTCTGCTAAAGCAAGATCTATACAATAA ccaCAAAGTGCATAGTATGTCATGGAAACTTGTGAACGAGCTGTACTACAACAAGTGCCCAAACTTTCTTGAAGTTGTGGATTTGATATTGTCACTACCAGCAGGTACCTGTGAGTGTGAGAGGGGATTTTCTCTCATGAAGATAACAAAAAACCAGTACAGGAACAAACTGAAGAGTTCATCAATGACCATGCTGATGACTATTCAACTCCATTCAGCGGATATCAGTGAGTTTGACCCTACTTCTGCCATCCATCAATGGAACCAGCATGCAAAGAGAAGGCCAAGCTTCATTGAAAGGAGTCACAGTAGGACCAGAGATCCAGAACAGGTGATTGATGAACTTCATGATGCAGCAGCTGTTTTACCTGAACATGAAGATGCCCATGACAAATCTGGAGATGCTTACAGCCCAGACTCAGACTATGACTCTGACTTCTCAGATCTGCTTGAGACAGATGATAGCACTGGTGATCTGTCTGATGTTTAG